The proteins below come from a single Asanoa ferruginea genomic window:
- a CDS encoding ATP-binding protein yields the protein MSAISAACARCGRTPAENDRFCGGCGAELAPPCRQCGRPIGADASFCTNCGTARDGGPRGEARTEQQEDRRRVSVLFVDLIDFTPYAERADPEQVRAMQNGFFSAARRVVGQYGGVVEKYIGDAVMALFGAPVATETDPLRCVRAGLELQRVLARFAPDGADAGGMRFRVGVATGEALVDVAAARDGGQAIVAGDVVNTASRLQSAAPPGGVLVCGNTYALTKDAVRYQDQPAVTLRGRSTPTEVWLAVAPRRRPHVDREPDSTPLVDREHELGLLVNALHRSLRDKLPQVVTVFGRAGIGKSRLVRELLKHAERLIDDPVTWRTGRCPPFGENVAFAALADIVKAEAGILDTDPAAAAAQRLTKTVSELVGPGEAERLIDALRPLVGLPANRLAAEEAESAWRRFLVALAARRPTVLVFEDLHWADESMLRFVELLGASARDVPLLILCTARPELADRDPGWAGSLGGSLTITLPPLRATGIATLYAHMFGQAAFSADMLSPLVELADGNPLYAHEYVRMLIEQGALRQSGRGWSLEKRLDLPMPDSVHAVIANRVDLLDPKDRTVLFAASVVGMVFWPGAVAAALGRNVESVERSLRRLEQRDFVHEQAASTMAGQAEFRFGHVLVRDVCYQRLPRTERVARHERTAEWLDALSRSRDTDLAEVLAHHRWAAHEIARTLGVDPSPFAPPAREALHRAARRAYALHALDAAANHVERALVLADQSDPVSRLQLELLRTEITFYRDRTDFLTGGGPDQLVTLADRLYAHDDAASAARAWTLLGQAAWLRTDRRAALSCLDRAVELFDGVPDSTEKADAYAELGRLHMLNYERDPAIAAAGAAADIAERLGSVETRTNARITVAMSLYQAGDRGALAELYAVTEFCRTHGLLALNRAIQNLAYALSEEGDWIRSKELLSEAASAVQGGHTLNTGYSGEAMRAYFAGEFDKLLAAADAFVDTPDGRWDIQVRGLRACLRVLRDQPVLTVGDNDDVGDALATARTGGFYRPRWTTLGLTAQVRALQGRTGEAGELLDELAESWSAVPALASGEWVSAAAFGAALTGRAAAVRVRGMLDRVNHRTPWAEAALRIVSAALAAADDDAGRAGQLYAAAAGIYGQIPDVTDRMLALALAARSFLVADESAAAEVALTEVRAFANRNRAPGLLRLTGAPTPEATLAS from the coding sequence GTGTCCGCCATCTCCGCTGCCTGCGCCCGGTGCGGCCGGACCCCCGCCGAGAACGACCGGTTCTGTGGCGGTTGTGGTGCGGAGCTGGCTCCACCCTGCCGTCAGTGCGGCCGGCCGATCGGCGCCGACGCCTCGTTCTGCACCAACTGCGGCACCGCCCGCGACGGCGGCCCGCGCGGCGAGGCGCGCACCGAGCAGCAGGAAGACCGGCGCCGGGTCAGCGTGCTGTTCGTCGACCTGATCGACTTCACGCCCTACGCCGAGCGCGCCGACCCGGAGCAGGTCCGGGCGATGCAGAACGGCTTCTTCTCGGCCGCGCGCCGGGTCGTCGGCCAATACGGCGGCGTGGTGGAGAAATACATCGGCGACGCGGTGATGGCGCTGTTCGGCGCCCCCGTCGCCACCGAGACCGACCCGCTGCGCTGCGTCCGCGCCGGCCTCGAGCTGCAACGGGTGTTGGCCCGCTTCGCACCCGACGGTGCCGACGCGGGCGGCATGCGCTTCCGGGTCGGCGTCGCGACCGGCGAGGCGCTGGTCGACGTGGCCGCGGCCCGCGACGGCGGGCAGGCGATCGTCGCCGGCGACGTGGTCAACACCGCGTCCCGGCTGCAGTCGGCCGCACCGCCCGGCGGCGTGCTGGTCTGCGGCAACACCTACGCGCTGACCAAAGACGCGGTCCGCTACCAGGACCAGCCCGCGGTCACCCTGCGCGGCCGCTCGACGCCGACCGAGGTCTGGCTGGCGGTCGCGCCGCGCCGCCGGCCACACGTCGACCGGGAGCCCGACTCCACCCCGCTGGTCGACCGCGAGCACGAGCTCGGCCTGCTGGTCAACGCGCTGCACCGGTCGCTGCGCGACAAGCTGCCACAGGTGGTCACCGTGTTCGGCCGGGCCGGCATCGGCAAGAGCCGGCTGGTCCGCGAGCTGCTCAAGCACGCCGAGCGGCTGATCGACGACCCGGTCACCTGGCGCACCGGGCGCTGCCCGCCGTTCGGGGAAAACGTCGCGTTCGCGGCGCTGGCCGACATCGTCAAGGCCGAGGCCGGCATCCTCGACACCGACCCGGCCGCGGCCGCCGCGCAGCGGCTCACCAAGACCGTCTCCGAGCTGGTCGGGCCGGGCGAGGCCGAGCGGCTGATCGACGCGCTGCGCCCGCTGGTCGGGCTGCCGGCCAACCGCCTCGCCGCCGAGGAGGCCGAGTCCGCCTGGCGACGGTTCCTGGTGGCGCTCGCCGCGCGCCGGCCGACCGTGCTGGTCTTCGAAGACCTGCACTGGGCCGACGAGAGCATGCTGCGGTTCGTCGAGCTGCTCGGCGCGTCCGCCCGCGACGTACCCCTGCTGATCCTCTGCACCGCACGTCCTGAACTCGCCGACCGCGACCCGGGCTGGGCGGGGTCGCTGGGCGGCTCGCTGACGATCACCCTGCCGCCGCTGCGGGCGACCGGCATCGCCACCCTCTACGCGCACATGTTCGGGCAGGCCGCGTTCTCCGCCGACATGCTCAGCCCGCTGGTCGAGCTCGCCGACGGCAACCCGCTCTACGCACACGAATACGTGCGGATGCTGATCGAGCAGGGCGCGCTGCGGCAGTCCGGCCGGGGCTGGTCGCTGGAGAAGCGGCTCGACCTGCCGATGCCCGACAGCGTGCACGCGGTCATCGCCAACCGCGTCGACCTGCTCGACCCCAAGGACCGCACGGTCCTGTTCGCCGCCTCGGTGGTCGGCATGGTGTTCTGGCCGGGCGCGGTCGCCGCGGCGCTGGGCCGCAACGTCGAGTCGGTCGAGCGGTCGCTGCGCCGGCTCGAGCAGCGCGACTTCGTCCACGAGCAGGCCGCGTCCACGATGGCCGGTCAGGCGGAGTTCCGGTTCGGCCACGTGCTGGTCCGCGACGTCTGCTACCAGCGGCTGCCGCGCACCGAGCGGGTGGCCCGGCACGAGCGCACCGCCGAGTGGCTCGACGCGCTGTCCCGCAGCCGCGACACCGACCTGGCCGAGGTGCTCGCCCACCACCGCTGGGCCGCTCACGAGATCGCCCGCACGCTCGGCGTCGACCCGAGCCCGTTCGCACCGCCGGCCCGCGAGGCGCTGCACCGGGCCGCCCGCCGGGCCTACGCCCTGCACGCCCTCGACGCGGCCGCCAACCACGTCGAACGCGCGCTCGTCCTGGCCGACCAGTCCGACCCGGTCAGCCGGCTGCAACTCGAGCTGCTGCGCACCGAGATCACGTTCTACCGCGACCGCACCGACTTCCTCACCGGTGGCGGCCCCGACCAGCTCGTCACGCTGGCCGACCGGCTCTACGCCCACGACGACGCGGCCAGCGCGGCCCGGGCCTGGACCCTGCTCGGCCAGGCCGCCTGGCTGCGCACCGACCGCCGGGCGGCCCTGTCCTGCCTGGACCGCGCGGTCGAGCTGTTCGACGGCGTTCCGGACAGCACCGAGAAGGCCGACGCCTACGCCGAGTTGGGCCGGCTGCACATGCTCAACTACGAGCGCGACCCGGCGATCGCCGCGGCCGGCGCGGCCGCCGACATCGCCGAGCGGCTGGGCAGCGTGGAGACCCGCACCAACGCCCGGATCACCGTCGCGATGTCGCTCTACCAGGCCGGCGACCGCGGCGCGCTGGCCGAGCTCTACGCGGTGACCGAGTTCTGCCGGACACACGGCCTGCTGGCACTCAACCGGGCGATCCAGAACCTGGCCTACGCGCTGAGCGAAGAGGGCGACTGGATCCGCTCCAAGGAGCTGCTCTCCGAGGCCGCCAGCGCCGTGCAGGGCGGCCACACGCTCAACACCGGCTACTCCGGCGAGGCGATGCGGGCCTACTTCGCCGGCGAGTTCGACAAGCTGCTGGCCGCCGCCGACGCGTTCGTCGACACCCCCGACGGGCGCTGGGACATCCAGGTCCGCGGCCTGCGGGCCTGCCTGCGGGTGCTGCGCGACCAGCCGGTGCTGACCGTCGGCGACAACGACGACGTGGGCGACGCGCTGGCGACCGCGCGCACCGGCGGGTTCTACCGGCCCCGCTGGACCACGCTCGGGCTGACCGCCCAGGTCCGCGCCCTCCAGGGCCGCACCGGCGAGGCCGGCGAACTGCTCGACGAGCTGGCCGAGTCATGGTCGGCGGTGCCGGCACTGGCCAGCGGCGAGTGGGTCTCGGCGGCGGCGTTCGGGGCGGCGCTGACCGGCCGGGCCGCGGCCGTGCGGGTGCGCGGCATGCTCGACCGGGTCAACCACCGCACCCCGTGGGCCGAGGCGGCGCTGCGGATCGTCAGCGCGGCATTGGCTGCGGCCGACGACGACGCCGGCCGGGCCGGCCAGCTCTACGCCGCGGCGGCCGGCATCTACGGTCAGATTCCCGACGTCACCGACCGGATGCTGGCCCTCGCGCTGGCCGCCCGCAGCTTCCTGGTCGCCGACGAGAGCGCGGCGGCTGAGGTGGCGCTGACCGAGGTGCGCGCGTTCGCCAACCGCAACCGGGCGCCCGGGCTGCTCCGGCTGACCGGGGCACCGACGCCCGAGGCGACCCTGGCGAGTTAG
- a CDS encoding lysophospholipid acyltransferase family protein, producing the protein MLYWLLKYVILGPWLRLVFRPVVEGRDNVPATGAAIIASNHLSFSDSIFMPLMVRRKVTFVAKAEYFTGKGIKGWLVKMFFVGTGTIPVDRAGGRAAQAALDTQLRVLRAGNLAGIYPEGTRSPDGRLYRGKTGVARLALLSGAPVVPVVMLNADEIQPPGKVIPKIKRVRIRFGEPIDFSRYAGMSGDRFVERAVTDEIMYELMELSGREYVDIYAQKAKNLAARVPAPAEPPTAVAA; encoded by the coding sequence TTGCTGTACTGGCTGCTGAAGTACGTGATCCTCGGCCCGTGGCTGCGACTGGTTTTCCGCCCGGTGGTCGAGGGTCGTGACAACGTGCCGGCGACCGGTGCCGCGATCATCGCCAGCAACCACCTGTCGTTCTCCGACTCGATCTTCATGCCGTTGATGGTTCGGCGAAAAGTCACCTTCGTGGCGAAAGCCGAGTATTTCACCGGCAAAGGGATCAAGGGTTGGCTGGTCAAGATGTTCTTCGTCGGCACCGGCACGATCCCGGTCGACCGGGCCGGCGGGCGGGCCGCGCAGGCCGCGCTCGACACCCAGCTCCGGGTGCTGCGCGCCGGCAATCTGGCGGGCATCTATCCCGAGGGCACCCGTTCGCCCGACGGTCGCCTCTACCGGGGCAAGACCGGTGTGGCGCGGCTCGCACTGCTCAGCGGTGCCCCGGTGGTGCCGGTTGTGATGCTCAACGCAGACGAGATCCAGCCGCCGGGCAAGGTCATTCCCAAGATCAAGCGGGTACGCATCCGGTTCGGCGAGCCGATCGACTTCTCCCGCTACGCGGGCATGTCCGGTGACCGGTTCGTCGAGCGGGCCGTGACCGACGAGATCATGTATGAGCTGATGGAGCTCTCCGGCCGCGAATACGTCGACATCTACGCGCAGAAGGCGAAGAACCTCGCCGCCCGGGTGCCGGCCCCGGCCGAGCCCCCGACAGCAGTAGCGGCCTAA
- a CDS encoding DUF308 domain-containing protein — protein sequence MSAGGARRGRRDNGLDAADFAVAGDVDPRIGEHLLDVLGAGGIAAYLQPSSDLNPVTRTTTMPPRPVDRLYVDSTHLETARGYLAKLASEEEPPQRTNGHDPDVEAAWAKIIAGYDKEPEPAAAQPWPAAENLPDPTAGTLTIQADPTRPADLPPSPTRRPSAADFSGVSLSPRTDDGPSLLDGLDTFGNDLPGEATDDEGYTPPPPPPLPRISKYAVAGLLGIIGGLVLFLFPELIPIDRAVVTVFGFLAILAGFITLVSRLRHGGDDDFDPDDGARV from the coding sequence GTGTCTGCGGGTGGCGCCCGTCGTGGTCGGCGGGACAACGGTCTCGACGCGGCCGACTTCGCCGTTGCCGGCGACGTCGACCCGAGAATCGGTGAGCACCTCCTCGACGTGCTCGGCGCCGGCGGCATCGCCGCCTATCTCCAACCGTCGTCCGACCTCAACCCGGTGACCCGCACCACGACCATGCCGCCCCGGCCGGTCGACCGGCTCTACGTCGACAGCACCCACCTCGAGACCGCCCGTGGCTACCTGGCCAAGCTGGCGTCCGAGGAAGAACCCCCGCAACGGACAAACGGGCACGACCCCGACGTAGAGGCCGCCTGGGCCAAGATCATCGCCGGCTACGACAAGGAGCCCGAGCCCGCGGCGGCCCAGCCCTGGCCCGCCGCGGAGAACCTCCCCGACCCGACCGCAGGCACCCTGACCATCCAGGCCGACCCCACCCGGCCCGCCGACCTGCCGCCGTCGCCGACCCGCCGCCCGTCGGCCGCCGACTTCTCCGGCGTTTCGCTCAGCCCCCGCACCGACGACGGGCCGAGCCTGCTCGACGGCCTCGATACGTTCGGCAACGATCTGCCCGGCGAGGCCACCGACGACGAGGGCTACACCCCGCCTCCACCCCCGCCGCTCCCCCGCATCTCCAAATACGCGGTGGCCGGCCTGCTCGGCATCATCGGCGGCCTAGTGCTCTTCCTGTTCCCGGAGCTGATCCCGATCGACCGCGCCGTCGTCACGGTATTCGGCTTCCTTGCCATCCTGGCCGGCTTCATCACGTTGGTCTCCCGCCTCCGTCATGGTGGCGACGACGACTTCGACCCTGATGACGGGGCTCGGGTCTAA
- a CDS encoding alpha,alpha-trehalose-phosphate synthase (UDP-forming), giving the protein MRRSAFVVVAHRLPVDDSIAPDGACEWRRSPGGLVSALHPILRRSPATWVGWAGQTGPARQVPDIDGVHMHSVPLSTEDIAEHYEGFANATLWPLYHDAVEQPVYHRRWWEAYQLINQRYAEAAAALAEPGAVVWVQDYHLQLVPGILRELRPDLTIGFFMHVPFPPPELFMQLPRRAELLRGMLGADLVGFQRAQAAHNFAQLCVKVLGLQASDRRIAIDDRIVRVGAFPVSIDTADMESLAASPAVVARARRLRADLGDPKHVILSVDRMDYTKGIEQRLKAYSELLDSGQIKVRDAVMVQVAVPSRERVEQYKALRERVEREVGRINGEYGRVGEPAIHYLNQPFDRAELAALYRVANIMAVTPLRDGMNLVAKEYVASRVDDTGALVLSEFAGAAAEFPQAYLCNPHDLDGLKAVLMDAMKAAPDDVEERMRAMREHLRVHDIRAWARSYLLALDRTGGLAARLTT; this is encoded by the coding sequence ATGCGTAGAAGCGCCTTCGTCGTCGTCGCACATCGCCTGCCCGTCGATGACAGCATCGCGCCCGATGGCGCCTGTGAGTGGCGGCGGTCGCCGGGTGGGCTGGTCAGTGCCCTGCATCCGATCCTGCGCCGCAGTCCCGCGACCTGGGTCGGGTGGGCCGGGCAGACCGGGCCGGCGCGCCAGGTCCCTGACATCGACGGCGTCCACATGCACTCGGTGCCGCTGAGCACCGAAGACATCGCCGAGCACTACGAAGGGTTCGCCAACGCCACGCTGTGGCCGCTCTACCACGACGCGGTCGAGCAGCCCGTCTACCACCGGCGCTGGTGGGAGGCCTACCAGCTGATCAACCAGCGCTACGCCGAGGCCGCCGCCGCGTTGGCCGAGCCGGGCGCCGTGGTCTGGGTTCAGGATTACCACCTGCAGCTCGTTCCGGGGATCCTGCGTGAACTGCGGCCCGACCTGACCATCGGGTTCTTCATGCACGTGCCGTTCCCGCCGCCGGAGCTGTTCATGCAGCTCCCCCGCCGGGCCGAGTTGCTGCGCGGGATGCTCGGCGCCGACCTGGTCGGGTTCCAGCGGGCGCAGGCCGCGCACAACTTCGCCCAGCTCTGCGTCAAGGTGCTCGGGTTGCAGGCCAGCGACCGGCGGATCGCGATCGACGACCGGATCGTGCGGGTCGGTGCGTTCCCCGTCTCGATCGACACCGCCGACATGGAGTCGCTCGCGGCGAGCCCGGCGGTCGTCGCCCGGGCCCGGCGGCTGCGCGCCGACCTCGGCGACCCGAAGCACGTGATTCTGTCCGTCGACCGGATGGATTACACCAAGGGCATCGAGCAGCGGTTGAAGGCCTACAGCGAGCTGCTCGACAGTGGCCAGATCAAGGTCCGCGACGCGGTGATGGTGCAGGTGGCCGTGCCGAGCCGGGAGCGGGTCGAGCAATACAAGGCGCTGCGCGAGCGGGTCGAGCGCGAGGTCGGCCGGATCAACGGGGAATACGGGCGGGTCGGCGAGCCGGCCATCCACTATCTCAACCAGCCGTTCGACCGGGCCGAGTTGGCCGCGCTCTACCGGGTCGCCAACATCATGGCGGTCACCCCGCTGCGCGACGGGATGAATCTGGTCGCCAAGGAATATGTCGCGTCCCGGGTCGACGACACCGGCGCGCTGGTGCTCAGCGAGTTCGCCGGCGCCGCGGCCGAGTTTCCGCAGGCCTACCTGTGCAACCCGCACGACCTCGACGGGCTCAAAGCGGTGCTGATGGACGCGATGAAGGCCGCCCCCGACGACGTCGAGGAACGCATGCGGGCGATGCGCGAACACCTGCGGGTGCACGACATCCGGGCCTGGGCCCGCAGCTACCTGCTCGCCCTCGACCGCACCGGCGGCCTGGCCGCCCGGCTGACGACCTAG